One part of the Candidatus Taylorbacteria bacterium genome encodes these proteins:
- a CDS encoding glycosyltransferase yields MDSVIGIPLNVFIFISLYFEVFLMITYLERRKSISHEETRISTSVLPTVSIIVPCFNEEKTISGTIESLLRLDYPKKLLKILVVDDGSTDKTFEALQKYESEPNIEILRKDNGGKYTALNLGLEKVTSELVGCLDADSYVQSDALKKIVAYFEDSGTMAVTPSIRVHNPKNILERIQNIEYSYGNFVRKMMSHMNAIYVTPGPFSIFRKEVFEKLGNYKTAHKTEDIEIALRMQSNKYKIMNCHKAFVDTITPKTLKTLYRQRLRWTHGFIKNAMDYRSLFFNKEHGNLGLLALPLAPVYILSALYLMFALLYSMGERLVDYIIKLSVIGFEPKWPILSFNWYFVNTDTMTFLFIVSIVLLSAIIILGHRFTEKKINVLDFFYTFTLYGLISPSWLLVSIGKVIFGKNVEWK; encoded by the coding sequence ATGGATTCAGTAATCGGGATTCCCTTAAACGTTTTTATTTTCATTTCCCTCTATTTCGAGGTCTTTTTGATGATAACTTATCTCGAAAGACGCAAATCTATTTCGCATGAGGAGACGCGAATATCCACATCAGTCCTTCCCACAGTCTCCATAATTGTCCCCTGCTTTAATGAAGAAAAAACTATTTCGGGAACAATCGAGTCCTTGCTAAGGCTGGACTACCCGAAAAAACTGCTCAAGATTCTCGTCGTTGACGATGGAAGCACAGACAAAACATTTGAAGCGCTTCAAAAATACGAAAGCGAGCCAAACATTGAAATTCTCAGAAAAGATAACGGTGGAAAATACACCGCATTAAACTTAGGATTAGAAAAAGTGACATCAGAGCTTGTTGGCTGTCTCGATGCCGACTCGTATGTTCAGTCCGACGCCTTGAAAAAAATAGTCGCTTATTTCGAGGATTCAGGCACGATGGCGGTAACTCCTTCTATTCGAGTCCACAATCCAAAAAATATTCTTGAGCGAATTCAAAACATCGAATACAGCTATGGCAATTTTGTTCGAAAAATGATGAGCCATATGAACGCGATTTATGTGACGCCAGGGCCCTTCTCTATTTTCAGAAAGGAGGTCTTCGAAAAGCTCGGCAATTACAAGACTGCTCACAAAACTGAGGACATCGAGATTGCCCTTCGCATGCAAAGCAACAAGTATAAAATAATGAACTGCCACAAAGCGTTTGTGGACACTATTACGCCAAAGACATTGAAAACCCTATATAGGCAGAGACTTCGCTGGACTCACGGCTTCATAAAAAACGCGATGGACTATCGCTCTCTTTTTTTCAATAAAGAACACGGCAATTTGGGGCTTCTGGCGCTCCCCCTCGCACCTGTCTATATTTTGTCTGCCCTCTATCTTATGTTTGCTTTACTCTACAGCATGGGAGAGAGACTCGTGGACTATATAATAAAACTCTCAGTCATCGGTTTCGAACCAAAATGGCCTATTCTTTCTTTCAACTGGTATTTTGTAAACACTGACACGATGACTTTTCTTTTTATCGTATCAATTGTCCTTTTATCCGCCATCATCATTCTCGGTCATAGATTCACGGAGAAAAAGATTAACGTTTTGGATTTTTTTTATACATTTACTCTATACGGACTTATCTCCCCAAGCTGGTTGTTGGTTTCTATTGGCAAGGTCATTTTCGGAAAAAATGTTGAATGGAAATAA